A single Parabacteroides timonensis DNA region contains:
- the rpoB gene encoding DNA-directed RNA polymerase subunit beta has product MSSTAENQRVNFASIKNQFPYPDFLEVQLKSFQDFLQLDTPPEKRKKEGLYKVFAENFPIADTRNNFVLEFLDYYIDPPRYTIDECIARGLTYSVPLKAKLKLYCTDPDHEDFDTVIQDVYLGPIPYMTERGTFVINGAERVVVSQLHRSPGVFFGQSTHANGTKLYSARIIPFKGSWIEFATDINNVMYAYIDRKKKLPVTTLLRAIGFEGDRDILEIFNLAEEVKVSKANLKKLIGRKLAARVLKTWVEDFVDEDTGEVVSIERNDVIIDRESVLDSDNIEAILESGTQNVLLHREDQNLSDYAIIYNTLQKDPSNSEKEAVLYIYRQLRNAEPADEASAREVIQNLFFSEKRYDLGEVGRYRINKKLNLTTSDDVKVLTKEDIIEIIKYLIELINSKAIVDDIDHLSNRRVRTVGEQLYNQFGIGLARMSRTVRERMNVRDNEVFTPIDLINAKTISSVVNSFFGTNALSQFMDQTNPLAEITHKRRLSALGPGGLSRERAGFEVRDVHYTHYGRLCPIETPEGPNIGLISSLCVYAKINDLGFISTPYRNVVDGKVDFSEESLQYYTAEEEEEMTIAQGNAPLDDEGKFILDRVKARFEADFPVVPPSEIDLMDVAPQQIASIAASLIPFLEHDDANRALMGSNMMRQAVPLLRTDAPIVGTGIEAQVARDSRTQIMAERDGEIVFVDATCIKIKYDRTEDEDFVSFEDAVKTYVIPKWRKTNQSTTVDLRPICHRGQRVKAGDILTEGYSTQKGELALGRNVKVAYMPWKGYNYEDAIVLNERMVREDFFTSVHVDEYILEVRETKRGMEELTSDIPNVSEEATKDLDERGIVRVGARIEPGDILIGKITPKGESDPSPEEKLLRAIFGDKAGDVKDASLKATPSLRGVVIDTALFSKAVKKRKSRLTDKAILPKLDEEYEMKMADLKNLLVEKLLTLTNGKVSQGVKDYMNTEVIAKGAKFSRKALEDLDYNAVQVSKWTADADKNELIKQVILNYLKKYKELDAELRRKKFDLTIGDELPTGIVQMAKVYIAKKRKIQVGDKMAGRHGNKGIVSKIVRQEDMPFLEDGTPVDICLNPLGVPSRMNLGQIFEAVLGWAGRTMDVKFATPIFDGASLDDLNEMTDKAGIPRYGKSYLYDGGTGERFDQPATVGVTYFLKLGHMVDDKMHARSIGPYSLITQQPLGGKAQFGGQRFGEMEVWALEAFGAAHVLQEILTIKSDDVVGRSKAYEAIVKGDPMPQPGIPESLNVLLHELRGLGLSFTLD; this is encoded by the coding sequence ATGTCTTCAACAGCTGAAAACCAAAGAGTTAATTTTGCTTCGATTAAGAATCAGTTTCCGTATCCGGACTTTCTCGAAGTTCAATTGAAGTCATTCCAAGACTTTCTTCAACTTGACACACCTCCTGAAAAGAGAAAGAAGGAGGGATTGTACAAGGTGTTTGCAGAGAATTTTCCGATTGCAGATACCAGAAACAATTTTGTGTTGGAGTTCTTAGATTACTATATAGATCCGCCCCGCTATACGATCGACGAATGTATTGCCCGTGGATTAACCTATAGTGTGCCTTTAAAAGCAAAGTTAAAACTATATTGTACGGATCCGGATCACGAAGATTTCGATACTGTTATCCAGGACGTATATTTGGGCCCGATCCCTTATATGACGGAACGGGGTACTTTTGTTATCAATGGTGCTGAGCGTGTTGTTGTTTCACAGTTACACCGTTCTCCGGGTGTGTTCTTCGGTCAGAGTACACATGCCAATGGAACGAAATTGTATTCAGCACGTATCATTCCGTTTAAAGGCTCATGGATCGAATTTGCAACAGACATCAATAATGTGATGTATGCTTATATCGACCGTAAAAAGAAATTACCTGTAACCACCCTTTTAAGAGCTATTGGTTTTGAAGGCGATAGAGATATTCTTGAAATTTTTAATCTGGCAGAAGAAGTTAAAGTTTCGAAGGCTAACCTGAAGAAACTGATCGGTCGTAAGCTGGCTGCCCGCGTGTTGAAAACATGGGTGGAAGATTTCGTGGATGAAGATACCGGCGAAGTTGTTTCTATTGAACGTAATGACGTTATCATCGATCGTGAATCGGTTTTGGATAGCGATAATATTGAAGCTATTCTGGAATCTGGAACGCAGAATGTATTATTACATCGTGAAGACCAGAATCTATCAGATTATGCAATCATCTATAATACGCTTCAGAAAGACCCCAGTAACTCTGAAAAAGAGGCTGTTTTGTATATTTACCGTCAGTTGCGTAACGCAGAACCTGCAGACGAAGCAAGTGCCCGTGAAGTTATACAGAACCTTTTCTTCTCTGAAAAACGTTATGATTTAGGTGAAGTAGGCCGTTACAGAATTAATAAAAAGTTGAACCTTACTACCAGCGATGATGTAAAGGTTTTAACGAAAGAAGATATAATCGAGATCATCAAGTATCTGATCGAGTTGATCAACTCGAAAGCGATTGTGGATGATATCGACCACTTAAGTAACCGTCGTGTACGTACAGTAGGTGAGCAGTTATACAACCAGTTCGGTATCGGTCTGGCCCGTATGTCACGTACCGTTCGTGAGCGTATGAACGTTCGCGACAACGAAGTGTTTACTCCGATTGACTTGATTAACGCGAAGACTATCTCTTCTGTGGTTAATTCATTCTTTGGAACAAATGCTTTGTCACAGTTTATGGACCAGACAAACCCGTTGGCTGAGATTACTCACAAACGTCGTCTGTCTGCCCTTGGACCGGGTGGTTTGTCAAGAGAACGTGCCGGATTCGAGGTTCGTGACGTTCATTATACTCACTATGGTCGTCTTTGTCCGATTGAAACACCTGAAGGACCGAATATCGGTTTGATTTCTTCTCTGTGTGTATATGCAAAGATCAATGACCTGGGATTTATTTCTACTCCGTATCGTAATGTTGTGGATGGTAAAGTAGACTTTTCAGAAGAGAGTCTGCAATATTATACAGCAGAGGAAGAAGAGGAGATGACAATCGCACAGGGTAATGCTCCATTGGACGATGAAGGTAAATTTATTCTTGACAGGGTTAAAGCTCGTTTTGAAGCAGACTTTCCTGTTGTTCCGCCTTCTGAAATCGACTTGATGGACGTGGCTCCGCAGCAGATTGCTTCAATTGCCGCATCTTTGATTCCGTTCCTGGAACATGACGATGCTAACCGTGCATTGATGGGATCTAACATGATGCGCCAGGCAGTTCCTTTGTTGCGTACGGATGCTCCGATTGTCGGTACGGGTATCGAGGCACAGGTTGCCCGCGACTCACGTACTCAGATCATGGCAGAGCGTGACGGTGAAATTGTTTTTGTTGATGCAACTTGTATCAAGATCAAATATGACCGTACTGAAGATGAAGATTTCGTAAGCTTCGAAGATGCGGTTAAGACATATGTTATTCCGAAGTGGCGTAAGACTAACCAGAGTACGACCGTCGACCTTCGTCCGATCTGCCATCGGGGTCAACGTGTAAAAGCTGGAGACATCCTGACTGAAGGTTATTCTACCCAGAAGGGTGAACTTGCTTTGGGACGTAACGTGAAAGTGGCTTATATGCCTTGGAAGGGTTACAACTATGAGGATGCTATCGTACTGAACGAACGTATGGTTCGTGAAGACTTCTTTACTTCTGTTCACGTGGATGAATATATCCTTGAAGTGCGTGAAACAAAACGTGGTATGGAAGAGCTGACATCTGATATTCCTAACGTAAGTGAAGAAGCTACTAAGGATTTGGATGAAAGAGGTATCGTTCGTGTAGGTGCTCGCATCGAACCGGGTGATATTCTGATCGGTAAGATTACTCCGAAAGGTGAATCAGATCCTTCTCCTGAAGAAAAATTGCTGCGTGCAATCTTCGGTGATAAGGCTGGTGATGTAAAGGATGCTTCACTGAAAGCTACTCCGTCTCTTCGTGGTGTTGTTATCGATACTGCTTTATTCTCTAAAGCTGTTAAGAAACGTAAGTCAAGATTGACAGATAAGGCTATTCTTCCGAAGTTGGATGAAGAATACGAAATGAAGATGGCCGACCTGAAAAATCTATTGGTAGAGAAATTATTAACTCTAACTAACGGTAAAGTTTCTCAGGGTGTCAAAGACTATATGAATACAGAAGTGATTGCGAAGGGAGCCAAGTTCTCTCGTAAAGCACTGGAAGATCTGGATTATAATGCTGTTCAAGTAAGTAAATGGACTGCCGATGCAGATAAGAACGAACTTATCAAGCAGGTTATCCTGAACTATCTGAAGAAATATAAAGAACTGGATGCTGAACTGAGACGTAAGAAATTCGACCTTACTATCGGTGATGAACTGCCTACTGGTATTGTTCAGATGGCTAAAGTTTATATTGCTAAGAAGCGTAAGATTCAGGTAGGTGATAAGATGGCCGGTCGTCACGGTAACAAGGGTATTGTTTCCAAGATCGTTCGTCAGGAAGATATGCCGTTCCTGGAAGACGGAACTCCGGTTGATATCTGTTTGAACCCGCTGGGTGTGCCTTCTCGTATGAACCTGGGACAGATCTTTGAAGCTGTATTAGGTTGGGCAGGTAGAACAATGGATGTTAAGTTTGCGACTCCGATTTTCGACGGTGCTTCTTTGGATGACCTGAATGAAATGACTGACAAAGCCGGTATTCCCCGGTATGGTAAGTCTTACCTGTATGATGGTGGAACCGGTGAACGTTTCGACCAGCCGGCAACAGTAGGTGTTACTTACTTCCTGAAGCTGGGTCACATGGTTGACGATAAGATGCACGCTCGTTCAATCGGTCCGTACTCTCTGATTACTCAGCAGCCTCTGGGTGGTAAAGCTCAGTTTGGTGGTCAGCGTTTCGGAGAGATGGAAGTTTGGGCACTGGAAGCCTTCGGTGCCGCACATGTTCTTCAGGAAATCCTTACTATTAAGTCTGATGACGTTGTAGGACGTTCTAAAGCTTACGAGGCTATTGTAAAAGGTGATCCGATGCCACAACCGGGTATTCCGGAATCTCTGAATGTATTGCTTCACGAGCTGCGAGGTTTAGGTTTAAGCTTTACTCTGGATTAA
- the rplL gene encoding 50S ribosomal protein L7/L12: MADLKAFAEQLVNLTVKEVSELATILKEEYGIEPAAAAVAVAGPAAGGAAAAEEEKTSFDVILKAAGANKLAVVKAVKELTGLGLKEAKDLVDGAPSAIKEGIAKADAEGLKKSLEEAGAEVELK, from the coding sequence ATGGCAGATTTGAAAGCTTTTGCAGAACAATTAGTAAACCTGACCGTAAAAGAAGTTAGCGAACTGGCTACAATCCTTAAAGAAGAATATGGTATCGAACCTGCAGCTGCAGCTGTTGCTGTTGCTGGTCCTGCTGCTGGTGGCGCTGCTGCTGCAGAAGAAGAAAAGACTTCTTTTGATGTTATCTTGAAAGCAGCTGGTGCTAATAAATTGGCTGTTGTTAAGGCAGTAAAAGAATTAACAGGTCTTGGCTTGAAAGAAGCTAAAGATTTAGTTGACGGTGCACCTAGCGCAATCAAAGAAGGAATCGCTAAAGCTGATGCTGAAGGATTAAAGAAGAGCTTGGAAGAAGCTGGAGCTGAAGTTGAGCTTAAATAG
- the rplJ gene encoding 50S ribosomal protein L10, producing MKKEDKGIVISQLTETVKEYPNFYLTDIEALNAEKTSKLRRECFKQEVKLVVVKNNLLKKALENVEGDFSQLEVALKGNTAVMFSQTANAPARLIKEFTKGAKKDEVAKPLLKAAYVQESFYIGAENLEALVNIKSKNELIGDVIALLQSPAKNVISALQSSGQTIHGLLKTLEER from the coding sequence ATGAAAAAGGAAGATAAAGGCATAGTAATAAGCCAGCTTACAGAAACTGTAAAAGAATATCCTAATTTCTATTTGACTGATATCGAAGCATTGAATGCTGAGAAAACAAGCAAATTGAGAAGAGAATGTTTCAAGCAGGAAGTAAAGTTGGTTGTTGTTAAGAACAACTTGCTTAAAAAAGCACTGGAAAACGTTGAGGGGGATTTCTCTCAGTTAGAAGTTGCTTTAAAGGGCAATACAGCTGTTATGTTTTCACAAACAGCTAATGCTCCTGCTCGTCTGATCAAAGAATTTACAAAGGGTGCAAAAAAGGATGAGGTTGCAAAACCTTTGTTGAAGGCTGCCTATGTACAGGAAAGTTTCTACATCGGTGCAGAAAACCTGGAAGCCCTTGTAAATATCAAGAGCAAAAACGAACTTATCGGCGATGTTATTGCCTTGCTGCAATCTCCGGCGAAGAACGTTATCTCTGCTCTTCAGTCATCAGGACAAACTATCCATGGTCTATTGAAGACTTTGGAAGAAAGATAA
- the rplA gene encoding 50S ribosomal protein L1: MSKLTKNQKLALGKIEAGKAYTLKEASALVKEITTSKFDASVDVDVRLGVDPRKANQMVRGVVSLPHGTGKQVRVLALCTPDKEAEATAAGADYVGLDEYIDKIKGGWTDIDVIITMPSIMGKIGALGRVLGPRGLMPNPKSGTVTNEIGNAVKEVKQGKIDFKVDKTGIVHTSIGKVSFNADQIRDNAKEFISTLLKLKPSAAKGTYIKSIYLSSTMSAGIKIDPKSVEEN; encoded by the coding sequence ATGAGTAAACTGACAAAAAATCAAAAGTTGGCTTTAGGCAAGATTGAAGCTGGGAAAGCATATACGTTAAAGGAAGCATCAGCATTAGTAAAAGAAATTACTACTTCTAAGTTTGATGCATCTGTAGATGTGGATGTTCGTTTAGGTGTTGACCCCCGTAAAGCCAATCAAATGGTTAGAGGTGTTGTTTCATTACCTCACGGAACAGGTAAACAAGTTAGGGTTCTCGCATTATGTACACCAGACAAGGAAGCTGAAGCAACTGCTGCTGGAGCTGACTATGTTGGCTTGGATGAGTATATTGACAAAATTAAAGGTGGTTGGACTGATATTGACGTGATCATCACTATGCCTTCTATCATGGGTAAAATCGGTGCTCTGGGTAGAGTATTAGGCCCTCGTGGTTTGATGCCTAACCCTAAAAGCGGTACGGTTACCAATGAAATCGGCAACGCAGTGAAAGAAGTTAAGCAAGGTAAGATCGACTTTAAGGTGGACAAAACCGGTATCGTTCATACATCAATCGGAAAGGTATCTTTCAATGCCGATCAGATTCGTGATAACGCCAAGGAATTTATTTCAACTCTTTTAAAGTTGAAACCGTCTGCAGCTAAAGGTACATATATAAAGAGCATTTATCTTTCTAGTACAATGAGCGCGGGTATTAAAATTGACCCGAAATCAGTTGAAGAAAACTAA
- the rplK gene encoding 50S ribosomal protein L11, which produces MAKEVAGQIKLQIKGGAANPSPPVGPALGSKGINIMEFCKQFNARTQDKAGKVLPVVITYYADKSFDFVVKTPPVAIQLLEASKQKSGSAEPNRKKIAEISWDQVKTIAEDKIVDLNCFTVEAAMRMVAGTARSMGITVKGTFPGNN; this is translated from the coding sequence ATGGCTAAAGAAGTTGCTGGACAAATCAAATTGCAGATTAAAGGAGGAGCAGCAAACCCTTCTCCCCCAGTAGGACCTGCCTTAGGTTCTAAGGGTATTAATATTATGGAGTTTTGCAAGCAATTTAATGCCAGAACCCAAGACAAGGCTGGTAAAGTATTACCTGTGGTAATTACTTACTATGCTGATAAGTCTTTCGACTTTGTCGTTAAAACCCCTCCTGTTGCTATCCAGTTATTGGAAGCATCCAAACAGAAGAGTGGTTCTGCAGAGCCGAATCGTAAGAAGATTGCTGAAATCTCTTGGGATCAGGTAAAAACTATCGCAGAAGACAAAATTGTCGACTTAAACTGCTTTACTGTTGAAGCTGCCATGAGAATGGTTGCCGGAACAGCCAGAAGTATGGGTATCACTGTTAAAGGGACATTCCCGGGTAATAATTAA
- the nusG gene encoding transcription termination/antitermination protein NusG, with protein MSDIQKKFYVLRAISGKENKVREYLEAELKNTDLGEYVNQVLIPTEKTFTVRNGKKVMKERAYLPGYVLVEAALVGEVAHRLRNIPNVIGFLGGSDNPVPLRPSEVSRILGTVDELQDQQEELDIQFYVGESVKITFGPFSGFTGVIEEVNAEKKKLKVMVKVFGRKTPLELGYMQVEKE; from the coding sequence ATGTCTGATATCCAGAAAAAATTTTATGTTCTGCGCGCCATTAGTGGTAAGGAGAATAAGGTAAGAGAATATCTAGAAGCTGAATTGAAGAATACAGACTTGGGTGAGTATGTCAACCAGGTGCTGATTCCTACGGAGAAAACTTTTACGGTGCGTAATGGTAAGAAGGTGATGAAAGAAAGAGCTTACTTGCCGGGTTATGTATTGGTAGAAGCCGCATTGGTTGGAGAAGTTGCTCATCGATTAAGAAACATTCCCAATGTAATCGGATTTTTGGGCGGGTCTGATAACCCGGTTCCGTTGCGTCCTTCTGAAGTTAGCCGTATTTTAGGTACGGTTGATGAATTGCAGGATCAACAGGAAGAACTGGATATCCAATTCTACGTTGGTGAGAGTGTGAAAATCACCTTTGGACCGTTCAGCGGTTTTACAGGTGTGATCGAAGAAGTCAACGCCGAGAAAAAGAAACTCAAAGTGATGGTAAAAGTCTTCGGACGTAAAACACCGCTTGAGTTAGGCTATATGCAAGTTGAGAAGGAGTAA
- the secE gene encoding preprotein translocase subunit SecE has protein sequence MKKIITYIKESYNELVYKVSWPTRTELSNSAVVVMFASLIIAAVIFVVDLGFESVMRFFYEKIF, from the coding sequence ATGAAAAAGATAATTACTTATATTAAGGAATCTTATAACGAACTTGTTTATAAAGTTTCTTGGCCTACTAGAACAGAGCTTTCCAATAGTGCTGTGGTTGTTATGTTTGCTTCCCTTATAATCGCAGCAGTAATCTTTGTTGTTGACTTAGGCTTTGAGAGCGTAATGCGTTTCTTCTACGAGAAAATCTTTTAA
- the tuf gene encoding elongation factor Tu translates to MAKEKFDRSKPHVNIGTIGHVDHGKTTLTAAITTVLAKKGLSELRSFDSIDNAPEEKERGITINTSHVEYQTANRHYAHVDCPGHADYVKNMVTGAAQMDGAIIVVAATDGPMPQTREHILLARQVNVPRLVVFMNKCDMVDDEEMLELVEMEMRELLSFYQFDGDNTPVIRGSALGALNGDAKWEDKVMELMEACDTWIPLPPREVDKPFLMPVEDVFSITGRGTVATGRIETGIVKVGEEVQIIGLGADGKKSVVTGVEMFRKLLDQGEAGDNVGLLLRGIDKNEIKRGMVICHPGQVKEHSHFKAEVYILKKEEGGRHTPFHNKYRPQFYIRTLDVTGEITLPEGTEMVMPGDNVTIDVELIYPVACNVGLRFAIREGGRTVGAGQITELID, encoded by the coding sequence ATGGCAAAAGAGAAATTTGACAGATCGAAACCACATGTGAACATTGGTACGATTGGTCACGTTGACCACGGTAAAACAACTTTGACAGCTGCTATCACAACAGTATTGGCAAAGAAAGGTCTTTCAGAACTGCGTTCATTCGATTCTATCGACAACGCTCCTGAAGAAAAAGAAAGAGGTATTACTATTAACACTTCTCACGTAGAGTATCAGACTGCAAATCGTCACTATGCTCACGTAGACTGTCCGGGTCACGCCGACTACGTAAAGAACATGGTAACTGGTGCTGCTCAGATGGACGGTGCTATCATCGTAGTTGCTGCAACTGATGGTCCTATGCCTCAGACTCGCGAACACATCCTGTTGGCTCGTCAGGTAAACGTACCGAGACTGGTTGTATTTATGAACAAATGCGACATGGTTGACGACGAAGAAATGTTGGAATTGGTTGAAATGGAAATGAGAGAACTTCTTTCTTTCTATCAGTTCGATGGTGACAACACTCCTGTAATCCGTGGTTCTGCTCTGGGTGCATTGAACGGTGATGCAAAATGGGAAGATAAAGTAATGGAACTGATGGAAGCTTGCGATACTTGGATTCCGCTGCCTCCGCGTGAAGTTGACAAACCTTTCTTGATGCCGGTTGAAGACGTGTTCTCTATTACTGGTCGTGGTACTGTTGCTACTGGTCGTATTGAAACAGGTATCGTAAAAGTTGGTGAAGAAGTTCAGATCATCGGTCTGGGTGCTGACGGTAAGAAATCTGTTGTAACAGGTGTGGAAATGTTCCGCAAGCTGTTGGATCAGGGTGAAGCTGGTGACAACGTAGGTCTGTTGCTGCGTGGTATCGACAAAAACGAAATCAAACGTGGTATGGTTATTTGCCATCCGGGACAGGTTAAAGAACACTCTCACTTCAAAGCTGAGGTTTATATCTTGAAGAAAGAAGAAGGTGGCCGTCACACTCCGTTCCATAACAAATACCGTCCTCAGTTCTATATTCGTACATTGGACGTAACAGGTGAAATTACACTTCCGGAAGGAACTGAAATGGTAATGCCTGGTGATAACGTTACAATCGACGTTGAACTGATCTACCCGGTAGCTTGTAACGTAGGTCTTCGTTTCGCTATCCGCGAAGGTGGACGTACAGTAGGTGCTGGTCAGATTACAGAATTGATCGACTAA
- the hpf gene encoding ribosome hibernation-promoting factor, HPF/YfiA family: protein MDIRIQAIHFDATDQLEAFIQKKVGKLEQYFDGIILAEVTLKVVKPESAKNKEAAVRLIIKNGDCFAEKINDSFEASIDECVEALEKQLVKFKEKIRAK from the coding sequence ATGGACATTAGAATTCAAGCAATCCATTTTGACGCAACAGATCAGTTAGAAGCGTTTATTCAGAAGAAAGTTGGTAAGTTGGAGCAATACTTCGACGGCATAATATTAGCAGAAGTGACATTGAAGGTTGTAAAACCTGAATCAGCAAAGAATAAAGAAGCGGCTGTGCGTCTAATAATAAAGAATGGAGATTGTTTTGCAGAGAAAATAAACGATTCTTTTGAAGCGTCTATCGACGAATGTGTCGAAGCACTGGAAAAACAATTAGTTAAATTCAAGGAAAAAATCAGAGCCAAATAA
- a CDS encoding tyrosine-type recombinase/integrase, whose protein sequence is MLIDSFLDYLRYERNYSNYTIGAYSKDLRQFEDYVKRYKEGIFDPVDVDADLVRGWVVALMDEKLSPVSVNRKLSSLKSFFKFLMKQGSISVNPLRLITGPKTKKPLPYFIKDKEMELLLDGDGFGEDFEGVRNRLVLEMLYDTGIRRSELIGMRDSDVDSETMQIRVTGKRNKQRLIPFAEGLKNLIQAYTEVRNREVGSESGWFFVRKNGEQLSVSIVYTIVKDKLSEIPTLAKRSPHVLRHSFATSMLNNGAELNAVKEILGHSSLASTSVYTHTTFEELKKVYHAHPRAKKEGG, encoded by the coding sequence ATGTTGATAGATTCGTTTTTAGATTATCTTCGGTATGAAAGGAATTACTCCAATTATACGATAGGAGCTTATTCAAAAGATTTGCGCCAGTTCGAAGATTATGTAAAAAGATATAAGGAAGGCATATTTGATCCGGTGGATGTCGATGCGGATTTAGTGAGAGGATGGGTCGTTGCTTTAATGGACGAAAAGCTTTCACCAGTGTCGGTCAACCGGAAATTAAGTTCTTTGAAGTCTTTTTTTAAATTCCTTATGAAGCAGGGAAGCATCTCTGTTAATCCATTGCGGTTAATAACCGGGCCGAAAACGAAGAAGCCGTTACCTTATTTTATTAAAGACAAGGAAATGGAACTTTTGTTGGATGGTGATGGATTCGGTGAGGATTTTGAAGGTGTGAGGAATCGTCTGGTATTGGAAATGCTTTACGATACAGGTATACGCCGTTCGGAGTTGATAGGAATGAGAGATTCCGATGTCGACTCCGAGACGATGCAGATCCGGGTAACGGGAAAGCGTAACAAGCAACGGTTGATTCCATTTGCAGAAGGGTTAAAAAACTTAATACAAGCATACACTGAAGTTCGAAATCGTGAAGTTGGTTCGGAGAGCGGATGGTTTTTCGTAAGAAAAAACGGGGAACAGTTATCAGTATCTATTGTTTATACTATAGTAAAGGATAAGTTGTCGGAAATCCCAACATTGGCGAAACGTAGCCCTCATGTATTGAGACATTCGTTTGCAACAAGTATGTTGAACAATGGTGCAGAGTTGAATGCTGTGAAAGAGATACTTGGACACAGTAGCTTGGCTTCGACCAGCGTTTATACACATACAACCTTTGAGGAATTAAAAAAAGTGTATCATGCTCATCCAAGAGCGAAAAAAGAAGGAGGTTAA
- the rpsU gene encoding 30S ribosomal protein S21 — MIVVPLKEGENIEKALKKFKRKFEKTGVVKELRSRQAFIKPSVAKRKQNMRAVYVQQLQQVEE, encoded by the coding sequence ATGATCGTAGTTCCATTGAAAGAAGGCGAAAACATTGAAAAAGCGCTGAAGAAGTTTAAAAGAAAGTTCGAAAAAACAGGAGTAGTAAAGGAATTGAGAAGCCGTCAGGCATTCATTAAGCCTTCTGTTGCAAAGAGAAAACAGAACATGCGTGCAGTTTACGTTCAGCAATTGCAGCAGGTAGAAGAATAA
- the mtnA gene encoding S-methyl-5-thioribose-1-phosphate isomerase: MSEKNITDLKTIRLSEDTNSVVILDQTRLPGKEVYLSLSSAEDLWEAIYKLKVRGAPAIGVAAAYGIYVCSKQIKAAGFDDFYKEFKRVKDYLASSRPTAVNLVAALNRMEKVVLDNCREDVQALVRLLHKESQAIREEDAAACRRIGENCLSLLKPGMGLLTHCNAGHLAVSEYGTALAPIYLGQERGYDFKVFADETRPLLQGARLTAYELQRSGVHVTLICDNMASAVMQKGWVQAVVVGCDRIAMNGDVANKIGTSGVAILARHYGIPFYVLGPISTIDKQCPDGQSIVIEERAPEEVSEMWYSHRMAPRDVRIFNPAFDVTPHDLISAIITEKGIAYPPFTDSLNY, translated from the coding sequence ATGAGTGAAAAGAATATTACTGATTTGAAAACAATCCGTCTCAGCGAGGATACTAATTCCGTTGTTATTCTGGATCAGACCCGATTGCCGGGGAAAGAGGTGTATTTGTCTCTTTCCAGTGCGGAAGATCTTTGGGAGGCTATTTATAAACTAAAAGTTCGTGGGGCTCCTGCTATCGGAGTGGCGGCCGCTTATGGTATTTATGTTTGTAGTAAACAGATTAAAGCGGCTGGTTTTGATGATTTTTACAAAGAATTTAAACGGGTGAAAGATTATTTGGCCTCTTCCCGTCCGACAGCTGTTAATCTGGTGGCAGCTTTAAACCGGATGGAAAAGGTCGTGCTGGATAACTGTCGGGAGGATGTCCAGGCGCTTGTCCGGTTATTGCATAAAGAATCGCAGGCTATTCGTGAGGAAGATGCTGCTGCCTGTCGCAGGATAGGAGAGAACTGCCTGTCGCTATTAAAGCCGGGCATGGGACTACTGACGCATTGTAATGCCGGTCATCTGGCTGTTTCCGAGTATGGCACCGCACTGGCACCGATCTATCTGGGGCAGGAGCGGGGATATGACTTTAAGGTCTTTGCCGATGAAACACGTCCTTTGCTGCAGGGAGCCCGTCTGACGGCTTACGAATTGCAGCGGTCGGGGGTGCATGTGACGCTGATCTGCGATAATATGGCTTCTGCCGTTATGCAGAAAGGGTGGGTGCAGGCAGTGGTGGTAGGCTGCGACCGTATTGCGATGAATGGAGATGTGGCGAACAAGATCGGGACCTCCGGGGTCGCTATTCTGGCTCGTCATTACGGCATCCCTTTCTACGTGTTGGGACCTATTTCTACTATTGATAAGCAATGTCCTGACGGGCAATCGATTGTGATAGAAGAGCGAGCTCCAGAAGAGGTGTCGGAGATGTGGTATTCCCATAGAATGGCGCCGCGCGACGTTAGGATATTCAATCCGGCATTTGATGTTACTCCCCATGATCTGATTTCTGCGATCATTACTGAAAAAGGGATTGCTTACCCTCCGTTTACGGATAGTCTTAACTACTAG